The Triticum aestivum cultivar Chinese Spring chromosome 6D, IWGSC CS RefSeq v2.1, whole genome shotgun sequence genomic sequence cctctctctccttccaGCCGGACAAATAAGGATTAATTTGTGAAAAACGTTGGATGGCTCTCTCCCACATCATGTCCGTGGGCCACGTTTGGACATAAAAACGGACATTTGTCGTGTCCATTTGCGGATCAACTTTGGAAATGCCCTTATGACACAAGACATATGCTTGTTAGTGATTTATTTGGCTTATTTTTGTATGTTTTAGTGCTTTATGTGTGCTTAAAGTATATAATATTAATATTTTTCAGTTGTTTatgtataattttagtttaaaGCATATATATTCCTTGTCTATGCATGTGGTACACCACCATTTTTCATCCAAGTTCGTTCCATTAATGTACCATGTCCAAATCCAGTATTCGAATCTACATTCGTCCCACTTCCAAATCCAAAAGTAAATATAAAATATGATTGGTATGAGCATTATTTGTTCGAGTCTGATCTTATTTGACCTCTATCTATACCATATAGTGAATAACATTGAATATTACCTATTGGATAAAGCCAATTCCATGGTACAGAagtggcaaatccgagcactattgACTGTTGCATATTATTTCACTCCTCGAAATTATATGGAAGTAGTGCCTCGAACAAGTTATGATTGAGTGAGCACAATACATAAACCTCAAAACACAATcacttctcttttgttctagaatcttccatatttTAATTATTCATCACTTCTCTTATGATTGAGCGATCAGTGCAACCACTCGTCGATGGTTGTGTGTATCACTCAATGCAGAGACCGAGGGTTTTCCCTCATTTTCAAGAAAAAATGCAACCATCCTAAATGGTCATTTGTGCTTCAACGTAGCCAATTCCTCCCTGTGAAggtagtcctttatatacgggctcGTGTTTTCACACATGGGAATCTCTATGTAGTTTGTATTCATAAATGTGTTGGGGATAATGGAGAATTTGTTGTTGGGACCTAAATGACGTTTCTCAGGACTGACGAATCCATCCGTGCAAGAGTGTGTTGTCTTTGGGAGCATCATGACGATATTGGGAAGGGAGATCTCTTATGGGTGCACTTGGCTTTGGTCAATGAGAAGGTGGgttggcttgtgctcatgtatttaTTGTTACTACCTATGGCCAATTCGTGCATGCATCTTTCTGTATAGAATGCATGATAATTTTATGTGGGCAACTTAGCTCTCTCTTCTCTTTCCTAAATTTATTACTTTGTTTAACGTTTGATGCCAATGGATGTTCGATCTTTCGTTGTGTCTTTTGTCCGGAAAATAGGTCCATGCTTTTGGTGCAGGGTGATGGCGTTCAGGATGTCATTCCAAACAAGTTGTTAGCCAAGACTCGGAAGCTAATCAAAGAGGGGGAACATGTATTGTCTTAAATTTCAGAAGGCGCAAATTGTACTTAGAAATTGATCATGTACTCAAATTGTACATGTCTACCTACCATAGATTTGAATTATAGTTCATGTCATGGACCTCAGTCGGAAAGATAGACCCTGTTCTGAATGGGTTCCATTGTAGAATAGAGACTGAGCTCCCTGAAGTACATAACATACACGTTGACTTACAAGACATGTCTTTTTTCAGAGAATGACATGTCTAGCACTCTTGAAAAAAAATGAACTGCAAAATTGAGAAATGATACCACTACAACATAGGCGACACAACAAGAATGCCTACACATATAATCTACTTACCTAAGAGTGAAAATGGTTAAGATAATTTCAGACTGGAATTGCTTTTGAATATGATTTTATAGGACTTGGTATCCGAACATAATCTGATCCGAATCCGAGTCTGATTGATGAGGTATGGTATTACTAATATATGCCGCAATAGGATAATTCGACCTTCTAAATATGGATACCAATTTATGAGTAAACTTTAAAGTATTAACTAGCAATACATGAATACTACCTTTCTTAGGGCATCTTCAAAGGAGACCCTCAAAGCCCCGGTATATGTCTGGATTGTGGTGTCCGGACCGTTTGTGTCAACTTTTGTCACCCAATGGGGACCCATTGGTCCGCAAAGTGGTCTGGACGTCCATTTTCGGGCAAATCCGAGACAAACGTGGGGGAGCTATACCAGTGTTTGGACATCCACTTTACCAACAAAAAGCCACCACATGgtcctcccctcctctctctccttccaaCCGGACAAATAAGGATTAATTTGTGAAAAACGTTGGATGGCTCTCTCCCACATCATGTCCGTGGGCCACGTTTGGACATAAAAACGGACATTTGTCGTGTCCATTTGCGGATCaactttggagatgcccttatgacACAAGACATATGCTTGTTAGTGATTTATTTGGCTTATTTTTGTATGTTTTAGTGCTTTATGTGTGCTTAAAGTATATAATATTAATATTTTTCAGTTGTTTatgtataattttagtttaaaGCATATATTCCTTGTCTATGCATGTGGTACACCACCCTTTTTCATCCAAGTTCGTTCCATTAATGTACCATGTCCAAATCCAGTATTCGAATCTACATTCGTCCCACTTCCAAATCCAAAAGTAAATATAAAATATGATTTGGTATGAGCATTATTTGTTCGAGTCTGATCTTATTTGACCTCTATCTATACCATATAGTGAATAACATTGAATATTACCTATTGGATAAAGCCAATCCACGGTACAGAagtggcaaatccgagcactattgACTGTTGCATATTATTTCACTCCTCGAAATTATATGGAAGTAGTGCCTCGAACAAGTTATGATTGAGTGAGCACAATACATAAACCTCAAAACACAATcacttctcttttgttctagaatcttccatatttTAATTATTCATCACTTCTCTTATGATTGAGTGATCAGTGCAACCACTCGTCGATGGTTGTGTGTATCACTCAATGCAGAGACCGAGGGTTTTCCCTCATTTTCAAGAAAAAATGCAACCATCCTAAATGGTCGTTTGTGCTTCAACGTAGCCAATTCCTCCCTGTGAAGGTAGTCCTTTATATACAGGCTCGTGTTTTCACACATGGTAATCTCTATGTAGTTTGTATTCATAAATGTGTTGGGGATAATGGAGAATTTGTTGTTGGGACCTAAATGACGTTTCTCAGGACTGACGAATCCATCCGTGCAAGAGTGTGTTGTCTTTGGGAGCATCATGACGATATTGGGAAGGGAGATCTCTTATGGGTGCACTTGGCTTTGGTCAATGAGAAGGTGGgttggcttgtgctcatgtatttaTTGTTACTACCTATGGCCAATTCGTGCATGCATCCTTCTGTATAGAATGCATGATAATTTTATGTGGGCAACTTAGCTCTCTCTTATCTTTCCTAAATTTATTACTTTGTTTAACGTTTGATGCCAATGGATGTTCGATCTTTCGTTGTGTCTTTTGTCCGGAAAATAGGTCCATGCTTTTGGTGCAGGGTGATGGCGTTCAGGATGTCATTCCAAAGAGGTTGTTAGCCAAGACTCGGAAGCTAATCAAAGAGGGGGAACATGTATTGTCTTAAATTTCAGAAGGCGCAAATTATACTTAGAAATTGATCATGTACTCAAATTGTACATGTCTACCTACCATAGATTTGAATTATAGTTCATGTCATGGACCTCAGTCGGAAAGATAGACCCTGTTCCGAATGGGTTCCATTGTAGAATAGAGACTGAGCTCCCTGAAGTACATAACATACACGTTGACTTACAAGACATGTCTCTTTTTAGAGAATGGCATGTCTAGCACTCTTGAAAAAAAATGAACTGCAAAATTGAGAAATGATACCACTACAACATAGGCGACACAACAAGAACGCCTACACATATAATCTACTTACCTAAGAGTGAAAATGGTTAAGATAATTTCAGACTGGAATTGTTTTTGAATATGATTTTATAGAACTTGGTATCCGAACATAATCTGATCCGAATCCGAGTCTGATTGATGAGGTATGGTATTACTAATATATGCCGCAATAGGATAATTCGACCTTCTAAATATGGATACCAATTTATGAGTAAACTTTAAAGTATTAACTAGCAATACATGAATACTACCTTTCTTAGGGCATCTTCAAAGGAGACCCTCAAAGCCCCGGTATATGTCTGGATTGTGGTGTCCGGACCGTTTGTGTCAACTTTTGTCACCCAATGGGGACCCATTGGTCCGCAAAGTGGTCTGGACGTCCATTTTCGGGCAAATCCGAGACAAACGTGGGGGAGCTATACCAGTGTTTGGACATCCACTTTACCAACAAAAAGCCACCACATGgtcctcccctcctctctctccttccaaCCGGACAAATAAGGATTAATTTGTGAAAAACGTTGGATGGCTCTCTCCCACATCATGTCCGTGGGCCACGTTTGGACATAAAAACGGACATTTGTCGTGTCCATTTGCGGATCaactttggagatgcccttatgacACAAGACATATGCTTGTTAGTGATTTATTTGGCTTATTTTTGTATGTTTTAGTGCTTTATGTGTGCTTAAAGTATATAATATTAATATTTTTCAGTTGTTTatgtataattttagtttaaaGCATATATATTCCTTGTCTATGCATGTGGTACACCACCATTTTTCATCCAAGTTCGTTCCATTAATGTACCATGTCCAAATCCAGTATTCGAATCTACATTCGTCCCACTTCCAAATCCAAAAGTAAATATAAAATATGATTTGGTATGAGCATTATTTGTTCGAGTCTGATCTTATTTGACCTCTATCTATACCATATAGTGAATAACATTGAATATTACCTATTGGATAAAGCCAATTCCACGAAACAGAagtggcaaatccgagcactattgACTGTTGCATATTATTTCACTCCTCGAAATTATATGGAAGTAGTGCTTCGAACAAGTTATGATTGAGTGAGCACAATACATAAACCTCAAAACACAATcacttctcttttgttctagaatcttccatatttTAATTATTCATCACTTCTCTTATGATTGAGTGATCAGTGCAACCACTCGTCGATGGTTGTGTGTATCACTCAATGCAGAGACCGAGGGTTTTCCCTCATTTTCAAGAAAAAATGCAACCATCCTAAATGGTCGTTTGTGCTTCAACGTAGCCAATTCCTCCCTGTGAAggtagtcctttatatacgggctcGTGTTTTCACACATGGGAATCTCTATGTAGTTTGTATTCATAAATGTGTTGGGGATAATGGAGAATTTGTTGTTGGGACCTAAATGACGTTTCTCAGGACTGACGAATCCATCCGTGCAAGAGTGTGTTGTCTTTGGGAGCATCATGACGATATTGGGAAGGGAGATCTCTTATGGGTGCACTTGGCTTTGGTCAATGAGAAGGTGGgttggcttgtgctcatgtatttaTTGTTACTACCTATGGCCAATTCGTGCATGCATCTTTCTGTATAGAATGCATGATAATTTTATGTGGGCAACTTAGCTCTCTCTTCTCTTTCCTAAATTTATTACTTTGTTTAACGTTTGATGCCAATGGATGTTCGATCTTTCGTTGTGTCTTTTGTCCGGAAAATAGGTCCATGCTTTTGGTGCAGGGTGATGGCGTTCAGGATGTCATTCAAAACAGGTTGTTAGCCAAGACTCGGAAGCTAATCAAAGAGGGGGAACATGTATTGTCTTAAATTTCAGAAGGCGCAAATTGTACTTAGAAATTGATCATGTACTCAAATTGTACATGTCTACCTACCATAGATTTGAATTATAGTTCATGTCATGGACCTCAGTCGGAAAGATAGACCCTGTTCCGAATGGGTTCCATTGTAGAATAGAGACTGAGCTCCCTGAAGTACATAACATACACGTTGACTTACAAGACATGTCTTTTTTTAGAGAATGGCATGTCTAGCACTCTTGAAAAAAAATGAACTGCAAAATTGAGAAATGATACCACTACAACATAGGCGACACAACAAGAACGCCTACACATATAATCTACTTACCTAAGAGTGAAAATGGTTAAGATAATTTCAGACTGGAATTGTTTTTGAATATGATTTTATAGGACTTGGTATCCGAACATAATCTGATCCGAATCCGAGTCTGATTGATGAGGTATGGTATTACTAACATATGCCGCAATAGGATAATTCGACCTTCTAAATATGGATACCAATTTATGAGTAAACTTTAAAGTATTAACTAGCAATACATGAATACTACCTTTCTTAGGGCATCTTCAAAGGAGACCCTCAAAGCCCCGGTATATGTCTGGATTGTGGTGTCCGGACCGTTTGTGTCAACTTTTGTCACCCAATGGGGACCCATTGGTCCGCAAAGTGGTCTGGACGTCCATTTTCGGGCAAATCCGAGACAAACGTGGGGGAGCTATACCAGTGTTTGGACATCCACTTTACCAACAAAAAGCCACCACATGgtcctcccctcctctctctccttccaaCCGGACAAATAAGGATTAATTTGTGAAAAACGTTGGATGGCTCTCTCCCACATCATGTCCGTGGGCCACGTTTGGACATAAAAACGGACATTTGTCGTGTCCATTTGCGGATCaactttggagatgcccttatgacACAAGACATATGCTTGTTAGTGATTTATTTGGCTTATTTTTGTATGTTTTAGTGCTTTATGTGTGCTTAAAGTATATAATATTAATATTTTTCAGTTGTTTatgtataattttagtttaaaGCATATATATTCCTTGTCTATGCATGTGGTACACCACCATTTTTCATCCAAGTTCGTTCCATTAATGTACCATGTCCAAATCCAGTATTCGAATCTACATTCGTCCCACTTCCAAATCCAAAAGTAAATATAAAATTTGATTTGTTATGAGCATTATCTGTTCGAGTCTGATCTTATTTGACCTCTATCTATACCATATAGTGAATAACATTGAATATTACCTATTGGATAAAGCCAATTCCATGGTACAGAagtggcaaatccgagcactattgACCGTTGCATATTATTTCGCTCCTTGAAATTATATGGAAGTAGTGCCTCAAAAAAGTTATGATTGAGTGAGCACAATGCATAAACCTCAAAACACAATcacttctcttttgttctagaatcttccatatttTAATTATTCAATCTTTTTTCTTCTAAATAATTATCATTGTTTTAATGTGTCATGGCTTATAGTCCCGATAAGCACATATTCAAAACACAATCACTTctcatttgttctagaatcttccgtatttTCAATGTCTAATTTTTTCTTCTTCTGAATGAACTAGCATTTCTTTTATTTCTGATGATTTACAATGCACAGTGTGCACAAACTTCACATTATATATGCACTTCTCATTTGTTTTGGACTTTTCCATATTTTAATTTCTTCATATTTTTCTAAAAGATTGCCATTCACTTTTACTTTTGATTTTTTTCAAGGCTGTTACAACACATTCATGAGTTTTATTTGTCTTTAATAATGCAATACTAGCTACTCAAAAGTAAAATACGAGATACCTAAAGACCATTGTATGGGATATATTTGTTTCGTGTACTATTATGCTACCTatgttcataaatataagatgttctaacttttttcgaatcggatgtatatagacacgtcTTAAGGTGTTTGCTCACTCACTTCAGTTCATATATGGCCATATTAAAATATTCGaagcatcttatatttgtgaactaAGGGAGTACTATGCAGTTTTCAAATAGGGACGATTACATTTGAGCCCTTAGTTGTGTCACACCCGTTTGATTTGCccctaaattcaaaaaaaaactcgTTCCTACCCAAGCCCGTTTGCTCcacttatgcttttgccctttgaccgacactttgaaaacttcatgaCAAATTCATACTAACTCCCAAAACTGCAAATAAGAaatcattttttttagaaaaacatcacctatatgtgcatgccatttgcattcatgacaaagTGTTCGAAAGTCCCCATCTCAGTTTGAGCTCATATGATCTCAGCATGAATAGTAAAATcccaaaaaatgataaaaaattcatcaaattctGAATTTTTTCTATGGCAAACATTGACGATTTTTTTGAGCGCTTGGAAAGTTTCATCATGGAATGGCATACATGAcagtcgtggcaaaaaaacaaatcagcactccaaaatgcttttgttttggagcatcaatttagtttttttgccacgacttccatgaatgtcattaCATGATGAAACTTTAAAATCACTCAAAACATTTATCAATGTTTGACACAAAAAATTTCTTGATTTTTTGAATGTATTATCatcttttttggattttactgttcatgatGTGATCATATGAGCTCAAACTGAGATGGgaactttccaacacttttttcatgaatgcataGGTGATGCTTTTgtaaacattttgatatcttatttatATTTTTCAGAGTTAGTATGAATCcgttatgaagttttcaaaatgtcggtcaaacggtcaaaggacaAAAGTATAAGAGGACCAAACGAGCTTGGACAAAAACGAGAGTTTTTGAATTTAAGGGCAAATCAAACGGGTGTGACACAACTAAATGTTACGAGAATTAAACCCACATCTACATTATGCACATATATGACTCTACATAGTTTTGTAAGTTTACTTTTTTTTAATATGGTATATATTGATTATCTAAACTTTTGTGTTCAATAGACGTGTACCTTACAAGTACCGGCGGTAATACAAATCATCTTCACGTGGACCGTCGGATCCCCACGCCAGCATGCACGCGTACATCCGATAACACGATTTCGCAAGACACGTCACAACACAGGCATGGAGAGTCTATATTTCAAAGTGCTCGTACAAGCACGAGTAGCGGTCGAATCGGAGGATCTACCACAGAACAGAACAGAGCACAAATGAAAAGGCCCCAGATAAAGAGGAGCCATAGCACACAGTGTGCAACTCGGCGGGAAGAAGGAAACGCGGACTGGACAATTCGGAGAAGGGAAACAAAGCACAGTCTCTTGCCTAGCCCATCAGGGCGAGGCCGACAAGGCCCGCGGCCCCAACCAGAGAGCCCATCACAGAGCGGGCCTCGACACCGCTGGCCCCGCCGACGCTGTCCGCTGATTTGGACGAGGAAGGCGCAGTTGTCGCCCCGGCAGGGGTCGTGGACGTCGAGGGCGTCTCCGAAGGCGTGGAGGGCGTCTCCGAAGGCGTGGAGGGTGTCGCCGAAGGCGCGTCGGGCGAGGTGGCCGGGGTGGGCGTGGTGGCGGCTGCGGGGGCGACCTTGACGGCGAGCTTCATGCCGCCGGAGCAGTGGCCGCTGACGCCGCAGATGAAGTAGCGCGTGCCGGGCTTGGTGAGCGTGACCTTGGTGTCCTGGTCGCTGAACGACTGGATGGAGTTGGTGGCGGAGCAGGCGCTGTAGTCCGACGACCCCACCTCCGCCACGTTGTGCGACGCGCCGTACTGGAACACTGCAAGCACACAAAGAAACTAATCAGTAAGTACGTACTGGAGGACTACAGTACATGAACCATTTTGTCAAACTGGTAGGGCTGTGCTCTACTTGAGGTCCAATATCAATAAGAGAACCGTTGGTACTAGCAATGATCGTCGTACTGCACCACGTACCGAGCGTGTCACCGACGGTGAAGGTTTTGTCGCTTGCCCAGGTACTGTAGTCCACGCCGCTAGCCCAGCCCGACGAGTCGCCGACGGTGTAGTCCGCGGCGTaggccggggcgacggcggcgaggaggaccAAACCTGCAGCTAAAAGTCCACGCCCAGCCATGATATCAAGTTAAGGTCTTGGAGGCTTTGAATTCTTGGAGACTTTGCTGTGCAATGCGAGTACAAGGATGGCAGGTGATGGACCCGCGGTTACTGGCTATATAGGCTCAGCGAAGCGGTGCAGTTAGTATACTGACtaacgcgatttggtttggtttGTTCGGGTGCAGTTGGGTTAGTTGTGCTCGTCAACAACTCTACCGTCCCCCGACCCTGATTCCTTGAACAAATCACTAGTGCCAAGCGGGCTACACTGATACCGATGGGGTTTAGTTGATCACACTATCACGTCAAATACGTTAGCGCTAAAGAAAGCAATGTTCATCAGTCGTTACAGCCACTTTTTTGGCTTCAACGCTCATATTGACCAGCTAATTTCATGTTAGAGGTTGGTACAAGTTTAATTAATGCGCGAATATCAGCAACCGCAAATTAGCAGGGTAAATTTTCTTTGCTACTACTTCTTCCGTCTTATAATATAAGattgtttttggcactacactagcgCTAAAAATGCTTTTATATTATGGAACCGAAGAGGCAGTACCATCATTTTTTATAGAACTGTCTGAACTGAAAAGCATGTGTAATAATTTGATAATAGAACATCAAGGAACGCAAAACAGATGACATAACAAATAGACCGTTTGTACAAATGTGCATAATTTGGAAAGAAAGCTCTTTC encodes the following:
- the LOC123141592 gene encoding uclacyanin-3 — its product is MAGRGLLAAGLVLLAAVAPAYAADYTVGDSSGWASGVDYSTWASDKTFTVGDTLVFQYGASHNVAEVGSSDYSACSATNSIQSFSDQDTKVTLTKPGTRYFICGVSGHCSGGMKLAVKVAPAAATTPTPATSPDAPSATPSTPSETPSTPSETPSTSTTPAGATTAPSSSKSADSVGGASGVEARSVMGSLVGAAGLVGLALMG